From the genome of Pseudomonas sp. Teo4, one region includes:
- a CDS encoding PepSY domain-containing protein, which translates to MAKSPKKSKSRLWFLVHSWLALPIWFFVLIVCFTGMLAVVSQEIVWLANPDVRASQPDDVAERLSYQQVLDALHKAEPDMVVRTLRQPDGEHFALNASVVFPDGTSPTLYVNPYTGAIQGKSPDFNFEAFTRALHGWWLVPFTNGYSWGWYLVSLLGLPMLASLVTGLVVYKKFWKGFFKPIRTGHGSRIFWGDLHRLAGVWSIWFIAVISITGTWFLIQAILGDNHITVSTEPVVPVISREDVPQTSDGSPAPRIDLDEAARIAGLAIPGLDINFISLPATNYSHINLGGRGWYPLMFQTAAINPYTHNVDSQFLLADRSALEFVTESMRPLHTGDFGGLPIKLIWFFFGLILTLMVFSGLLIWTKRTAQATAAALKRGERTPRTRTGNTDTTAEVNP; encoded by the coding sequence ATGGCCAAATCACCGAAAAAATCCAAGTCCAGGTTGTGGTTCCTGGTGCACAGCTGGCTCGCCCTGCCGATCTGGTTCTTCGTGCTGATCGTCTGCTTCACCGGCATGCTCGCCGTGGTCAGCCAGGAGATCGTCTGGCTGGCCAACCCCGATGTGCGCGCCAGCCAGCCCGACGACGTGGCCGAACGCCTGAGCTACCAGCAGGTGCTCGACGCCCTGCACAAGGCCGAACCGGACATGGTGGTGCGCACCCTGCGCCAGCCAGACGGTGAGCACTTTGCACTCAATGCCTCGGTGGTCTTCCCTGACGGCACCAGCCCGACCCTGTACGTCAACCCTTACACCGGGGCGATCCAGGGCAAGAGCCCGGACTTCAACTTCGAAGCGTTCACCCGCGCCCTGCATGGCTGGTGGCTGGTGCCGTTCACCAACGGCTACAGCTGGGGCTGGTACCTGGTATCGCTGCTCGGCCTGCCGATGCTGGCGTCGCTGGTCACCGGCCTGGTGGTGTACAAGAAGTTCTGGAAAGGCTTTTTCAAACCCATCCGCACCGGCCATGGCTCACGGATTTTCTGGGGTGACCTGCACCGCCTGGCTGGTGTGTGGTCGATCTGGTTCATCGCGGTCATCTCCATCACCGGCACCTGGTTCCTGATCCAGGCGATTCTCGGCGACAACCACATCACCGTCTCCACCGAACCGGTGGTACCAGTGATTTCCCGTGAGGATGTGCCGCAAACCAGCGATGGCAGCCCCGCACCACGCATCGACCTGGACGAAGCCGCACGCATCGCCGGGCTGGCCATCCCGGGCCTGGATATCAACTTCATCTCACTACCTGCCACCAACTACAGCCATATAAACCTGGGCGGCCGTGGCTGGTATCCGCTGATGTTCCAGACCGCCGCCATCAACCCGTACACCCACAACGTCGACAGCCAGTTCCTGTTGGCTGACCGCTCGGCGCTGGAGTTCGTCACCGAGTCCATGCGCCCCTTGCACACCGGTGATTTCGGCGGCCTGCCGATCAAACTGATCTGGTTCTTCTTCGGCCTGATTCTCACCCTGATGGTGTTCAGTGGCCTGCTGATCTGGACCAAACGCACCGCCCAGGCCACCGCGGCTGCCCTCAAGCGCGGCGAGCGCACACCCCGGACACGCACCGGCAACACCGACACCACCGCCGAGGTGAACCCATGA
- a CDS encoding lysine N(6)-hydroxylase/L-ornithine N(5)-oxygenase family protein, translated as MSQSSNPETIKDLIGVGFGPSNLALAIALEELAQTQGHALDALFIDKQKDYRWHGETLATQSELQISFLKDLVSLRNPTSPYSFVNYLHQKQRLADFINLGTFYPCRLEYNDYLRWAAEHFATQAVYGEEVLRIEPEVNAGRVEHLRLVSRDGQGREYSRRTRSVVVGSGGTPKIPEKFGAFKDDPRVFHHSQYLSSLNKLPCTEGKPMRIAVIGSGQSAAEAFIDLNDSYPSVKVDMVLRGSALKPADDSPFVNEIFSPDYTDLVYNEPADQRSKLLGEYHNTNYSVVDLDLIERIYGILYRQKVSHQFRHNVLCRRQVEAVVATREGIELTLRDLATGQQQTHRYDAIILATGYERRSHRDLLAPLAGYLEDFNVDRNYRVLATPDMQASVYLQGFCENSHGLSDTLLSVLPARAAEIGQSLYHDLARQHGKLHAAAASA; from the coding sequence ATGAGCCAGTCTTCAAACCCGGAAACAATCAAAGATTTGATCGGCGTGGGCTTCGGCCCTTCCAACCTGGCCTTGGCCATCGCCCTGGAAGAGCTTGCCCAGACTCAGGGCCATGCCCTGGATGCACTGTTCATCGACAAGCAGAAAGACTACCGCTGGCACGGTGAAACCCTGGCCACCCAGAGCGAGTTGCAGATTTCCTTCCTCAAGGACCTGGTGTCCCTGCGCAACCCGACCAGCCCTTACAGCTTCGTCAACTACCTGCACCAGAAGCAGCGCCTGGCCGACTTCATCAACCTCGGCACCTTCTACCCCTGCCGCCTGGAGTACAACGACTACCTGCGCTGGGCCGCCGAGCATTTCGCCACCCAGGCGGTGTATGGCGAGGAAGTGCTGCGCATCGAGCCTGAAGTGAATGCAGGCCGGGTCGAGCACCTGCGCCTGGTGTCCCGCGATGGCCAAGGCCGCGAATACAGCCGCCGGACGCGCTCGGTGGTGGTCGGCAGCGGCGGCACGCCGAAAATCCCGGAAAAATTCGGTGCATTCAAAGACGATCCACGGGTCTTCCACCACTCTCAGTACCTGAGCAGCCTGAACAAACTGCCCTGCACCGAAGGCAAGCCGATGCGCATTGCGGTAATCGGCTCGGGCCAGAGCGCTGCCGAGGCATTCATCGACCTGAACGACAGCTACCCGTCGGTCAAGGTCGACATGGTGCTGCGTGGTTCGGCCCTGAAACCGGCCGATGACAGCCCGTTCGTCAACGAGATCTTCTCGCCGGACTACACCGACCTGGTCTACAACGAGCCGGCCGACCAGCGCAGCAAACTGTTGGGCGAGTACCACAACACCAACTACTCGGTGGTCGACCTCGACCTGATCGAGCGCATCTACGGCATCCTCTACCGCCAGAAGGTGTCCCACCAGTTCCGCCACAACGTGCTGTGCCGCCGCCAGGTGGAAGCTGTGGTGGCCACCCGCGAGGGCATCGAACTGACCCTGCGCGACCTGGCCACCGGCCAGCAGCAGACCCACCGCTACGATGCGATCATCCTCGCCACCGGTTACGAGCGCCGCTCGCACCGCGACCTGCTGGCACCGCTGGCCGGTTACCTGGAAGACTTCAATGTCGACCGCAACTACCGAGTGCTGGCCACCCCGGACATGCAGGCATCGGTTTATCTGCAAGGCTTCTGCGAGAACAGCCATGGCCTGAGCGACACGCTGCTGTCGGTGCTGCCGGCCCGCGCGGCGGAAATTGGCCAGTCGCTGTATCACGACCTGGCCCGCCAGCACGGCAAGCTCCACGCGGCCGCCGCCAGCGCCTGA
- the pbpG gene encoding D-alanyl-D-alanine endopeptidase, translating into MKTSLSILSLLLLLTGTATLPSTAAAQPPAQVQRDPSKLHLASGSALLIDLNTNQELYSSHADRVVPIASVTKLMTAMVVLDAKLPMDEMLTMTIANNPEMKGVYSRVRLGSQLNRRETLLITLMSSENRAATTLANYYPGGYPAFIKAMNAKARSLGMAHTRYVEPTGLSTQNVSTARDLAKLLMASRKYPMLSELSTTREKTVAFRKPNYTLGFRNTDHLVNKSNWDIKLTKTGFTNEAGHCLVLLTRMDNRPVAMVILDAFGKYTHFADASRMRQWLETGAAKPAPAVAMQYKSDRQKGARVAAD; encoded by the coding sequence GTGAAAACATCCCTGTCCATCCTCAGCCTGCTGCTGTTGCTCACAGGAACCGCGACTCTTCCGTCGACCGCTGCTGCACAACCCCCGGCCCAGGTTCAACGCGACCCCTCCAAGCTGCACCTGGCCTCTGGCAGCGCCCTGCTGATCGACCTGAACACCAACCAGGAACTGTATTCGAGCCACGCCGACCGCGTGGTGCCCATTGCCTCGGTGACCAAACTGATGACGGCGATGGTGGTGCTGGATGCCAAGCTGCCCATGGATGAAATGCTCACCATGACCATCGCCAACAACCCGGAAATGAAAGGCGTCTATTCGCGCGTGCGCCTGGGCAGCCAGCTCAACCGCCGCGAAACCCTGCTGATCACCCTGATGTCGTCGGAGAACCGTGCCGCGACCACGTTGGCCAACTACTACCCCGGGGGCTACCCGGCTTTCATCAAGGCCATGAACGCCAAGGCCCGCAGCCTGGGCATGGCGCACACCCGCTATGTCGAGCCGACCGGCCTGTCGACGCAGAACGTGTCCACCGCCCGCGACCTGGCCAAGCTGCTGATGGCTTCGCGCAAGTACCCGATGCTGAGCGAGTTGTCGACCACCCGCGAAAAGACCGTGGCCTTCCGCAAGCCCAACTACACCCTGGGCTTCCGCAATACCGACCATCTGGTGAACAAGAGCAACTGGGACATCAAGCTGACCAAGACCGGCTTCACCAATGAGGCCGGGCATTGCCTGGTGCTGCTGACCCGCATGGACAACCGCCCGGTGGCCATGGTGATTCTCGACGCCTTCGGCAAGTACACCCACTTCGCCGATGCCAGCCGCATGCGCCAATGGCTGGAAACCGGCGCGGCCAAGCCGGCACCGGCGGTGGCGATGCAGTACAAGTCCGATCGCCAGAAAGGGGCTCGCGTGGCGGCTGACTGA
- a CDS encoding shikimate 5-dehydrogenase yields the protein MATTPSKDTQLCISLAGRPGTFGVRFHNHLYQQLGLDFYYKAMTTDDLPAAVAGIRALGIRGCGVSMPYKEACMALVDEIDPSAAAIESVNTLVNTKGHLKAYNTDYLAVRQLLEQHQVDPDTAFALRGSGGMAKAVASALRDAGFRQGTIVARNEQAGRQLADACGYRWLADLGDRCPPMLVNVTPIGMAGGPEAEQLAFSEEAIAAAERVFDVVAMPARTPLIRHAEALGKPVITGLEVIAVQALEQFVLYTGVRPEPGQVQAAIAFARDV from the coding sequence ATGGCGACAACTCCCAGCAAAGACACACAACTGTGCATTTCCCTGGCCGGGCGACCGGGTACCTTTGGTGTACGGTTTCACAACCATCTGTACCAGCAACTGGGCCTGGACTTTTACTACAAGGCCATGACCACCGATGACCTGCCTGCAGCGGTCGCGGGCATTCGAGCGTTGGGCATTCGCGGGTGTGGGGTGTCGATGCCGTACAAAGAGGCCTGCATGGCCCTGGTCGATGAGATCGACCCCTCTGCTGCGGCCATCGAGTCGGTCAACACGCTGGTCAACACCAAGGGGCACCTGAAGGCCTACAACACCGATTACCTCGCGGTGCGGCAACTGCTGGAGCAGCATCAGGTCGACCCTGATACGGCCTTCGCCCTGCGGGGCAGTGGTGGCATGGCCAAGGCAGTGGCCAGTGCGCTGCGTGATGCAGGGTTCCGCCAGGGCACCATCGTTGCACGCAATGAGCAGGCAGGGCGGCAATTGGCCGATGCCTGTGGCTACCGCTGGCTGGCTGACCTGGGTGATCGATGCCCGCCTATGCTGGTGAATGTGACGCCAATCGGCATGGCGGGCGGGCCTGAGGCTGAGCAGTTGGCGTTCTCCGAAGAGGCCATCGCCGCCGCCGAGCGGGTGTTCGATGTGGTGGCAATGCCAGCGCGCACACCGCTGATTCGCCACGCCGAGGCCTTGGGCAAGCCGGTGATCACCGGGCTGGAAGTGATTGCCGTGCAGGCGCTGGAGCAGTTCGTGCTGTATACCGGGGTCAGGCCTGAGCCAGGCCAGGTCCAGGCTGCCATTGCGTTTGCCCGGGACGTCTAG
- the arfB gene encoding alternative ribosome rescue aminoacyl-tRNA hydrolase ArfB, translated as MLTISQNVHLPDADIELSYIRAQGAGGQNVNKVSSAVHLRFDIRASSLPEFYKERLLALRDSRITGDGVLIIKAQQYRTQEQNRADALARLTELIIGAGKTEKKRRPTKPTLGSKTRRLEGKARRSTVKAGRGKVEF; from the coding sequence ATGCTGACCATCTCGCAAAACGTGCATCTGCCGGATGCCGACATCGAACTGAGCTACATTCGCGCACAGGGCGCAGGTGGGCAGAATGTCAACAAGGTGTCCAGCGCCGTGCACCTGCGCTTCGACATCCGCGCCTCGTCGCTGCCCGAGTTTTACAAGGAGCGCCTGCTGGCGCTGCGGGACAGCCGCATCACCGGCGACGGCGTGCTGATCATCAAGGCCCAGCAGTACCGCACACAGGAGCAGAACCGCGCTGACGCCCTGGCGCGGCTCACCGAGCTGATCATCGGCGCCGGCAAGACCGAGAAAAAACGTCGCCCCACCAAGCCGACCCTTGGCTCCAAGACCCGCCGCCTCGAAGGGAAAGCCAGGCGCAGCACCGTCAAGGCAGGGCGGGGCAAGGTGGAGTTCTAG
- the gloA gene encoding lactoylglutathione lyase has protein sequence MSLHDLHSLPGVTAQPDAATANFVFNHTMLRVKDIQKSLDFYTRVLGFSLVDKRDFPEAEFSLYFLALVDPAHTPADDAERHQWMKSIPGVLELTHNHGTENDPAFAYHNGNTDPRGFGHICISVPDVRAACERFEALDVPFQKRLSDGRMKHLAFVKDPDGYWVEVIQPTELKD, from the coding sequence ATGAGCCTGCACGATCTGCACTCGCTGCCTGGCGTCACCGCGCAGCCGGACGCCGCTACCGCCAACTTCGTCTTCAACCACACCATGCTGCGGGTCAAGGACATCCAGAAGTCGCTGGACTTCTACACCCGCGTACTGGGCTTCAGCCTGGTGGACAAGCGTGACTTCCCTGAAGCCGAATTCAGCCTGTACTTCCTGGCACTGGTCGACCCGGCGCACACCCCTGCCGATGACGCCGAACGTCACCAATGGATGAAGTCGATTCCAGGCGTCCTGGAACTGACCCACAACCACGGCACCGAGAACGACCCGGCGTTCGCCTACCACAACGGCAACACCGACCCACGCGGGTTCGGCCACATCTGCATCTCGGTGCCGGACGTGCGCGCCGCCTGCGAGCGCTTCGAAGCCCTGGACGTGCCGTTCCAGAAACGCCTGAGCGACGGCCGCATGAAACACCTGGCCTTCGTCAAGGACCCGGACGGCTACTGGGTAGAAGTCATCCAGCCGACCGAACTCAAGGACTGA
- a CDS encoding histone-like nucleoid-structuring protein, MvaT/MvaU family yields MSRLAEFRAAEKALQEQMAQLEALKKDAGLKREIEFEQKLVGLMKSYDKSLRDIIAILDPKAAIRVSSAAPKQQRRPRVVKVYENPHTGELIETKGGNHRGLKAWKEQYGASTVESWVR; encoded by the coding sequence GTGTCCAGACTTGCAGAGTTTCGTGCTGCCGAAAAAGCGCTCCAGGAACAGATGGCACAACTGGAGGCGCTGAAAAAGGATGCCGGCCTAAAACGCGAAATCGAATTCGAGCAGAAACTAGTCGGCCTGATGAAAAGCTATGACAAGAGTCTGCGCGATATCATCGCCATCCTTGACCCCAAAGCCGCCATCCGGGTTTCGAGCGCAGCCCCCAAACAGCAGCGCCGACCACGCGTGGTGAAAGTCTACGAAAACCCACATACCGGCGAGCTGATCGAGACCAAAGGCGGCAATCATCGCGGGTTGAAGGCCTGGAAGGAACAGTACGGTGCCAGCACGGTGGAAAGTTGGGTGCGCTGA
- a CDS encoding OprD family porin — protein sequence MFAPFPLAPGRRVAGLFLLCAGVNAQAAGFLEDSSAKVEARNVYFNRDFRDGHSSSSQGASKREEWAQGFILNVQSGYTQGPVGFGVDALGMVGFKLDSSPADSNSGLLPSSGHDPRHSADQYAKMGLAAKVKVSNTVLKYGSMMPDVPLLKYNDGRLLPTMFHGAMLTSEEVRDLKFTLARLDKYTARDSTDRQDIRVHCKNKRYACDIEADHFDLAGLDYRFNDRVTAQYQVAKLENIYRQHFLGVVASQPLPVGSLSADLRLIKSDDIGNARAGEIDHRAFSGMLGYSLGGHKISAGWQRMYGESAMPYLDGSNPYLVNYAQVNDFAAAQERSWQLRYDYDFKALGVPGLTFFTRYINGDNIKVPGSNAEGKEWERDTELKYQVQSGTFKDVSVRLRNSTYRSNYEKWARDMDETRVIVSYNFSIW from the coding sequence ATGTTTGCCCCTTTCCCTCTCGCCCCCGGGCGCCGTGTTGCCGGCCTGTTTCTGTTGTGTGCTGGCGTCAACGCCCAGGCCGCCGGTTTTCTTGAAGACAGCAGTGCCAAGGTCGAAGCACGTAATGTCTACTTCAACCGGGATTTCCGTGACGGCCACAGCAGTTCCAGCCAGGGCGCGTCGAAGCGTGAAGAGTGGGCGCAGGGCTTTATCCTGAATGTTCAGTCCGGTTATACCCAGGGGCCGGTGGGTTTTGGCGTGGATGCGCTGGGCATGGTCGGCTTCAAGCTCGACTCCAGCCCCGCCGACAGCAACAGCGGTTTGCTGCCATCGTCCGGCCATGACCCACGTCACTCTGCCGACCAGTACGCGAAAATGGGCTTGGCAGCCAAGGTCAAGGTATCCAACACCGTGCTCAAGTACGGCTCGATGATGCCGGATGTACCGCTGCTCAAATACAACGACGGCCGCCTGCTGCCGACCATGTTCCACGGAGCCATGCTGACTTCCGAAGAAGTGCGCGACCTCAAGTTCACCCTGGCCCGTCTGGATAAATACACCGCGCGTGATTCCACCGACCGGCAGGATATTCGCGTGCACTGCAAGAACAAGCGTTATGCCTGCGATATCGAGGCGGATCACTTCGACCTGGCCGGCCTCGATTACCGCTTCAATGACCGAGTCACCGCCCAGTATCAGGTGGCCAAGTTGGAAAACATCTATCGCCAGCATTTCCTCGGCGTGGTGGCCTCCCAACCGCTGCCGGTGGGCAGCCTGTCGGCCGACCTGCGCCTGATCAAGAGTGACGACATAGGCAACGCCCGCGCCGGTGAAATCGACCACCGTGCCTTCAGCGGCATGCTCGGCTACAGCCTTGGCGGGCACAAGATCAGCGCCGGCTGGCAGCGCATGTACGGTGAAAGTGCCATGCCGTACCTCGATGGCAGCAACCCGTACCTGGTCAACTACGCCCAGGTCAACGACTTCGCCGCCGCTCAGGAGCGTTCCTGGCAACTGCGTTATGACTATGACTTCAAGGCCCTTGGCGTGCCTGGGCTTACGTTCTTCACCCGCTACATCAATGGCGACAACATCAAGGTCCCGGGCAGTAACGCTGAAGGCAAGGAATGGGAACGCGACACCGAGCTCAAGTACCAGGTACAGAGCGGCACCTTCAAGGATGTCAGCGTGCGCCTGCGTAACTCTACCTACCGCAGCAACTACGAGAAGTGGGCGCGGGATATGGACGAGACGCGGGTCATCGTCAGCTACAACTTCTCGATCTGGTGA
- the cobF gene encoding precorrin-6A synthase (deacetylating) encodes MHTLLLIGIGAGDPRQITLQAVDALKRANVIFVLEKGAGKDELVQLRKRILERHATAGSYRLVLMDDPERDDQAADYVAGVQSWHEQRAQLYARTLRSALHPGDVGAFLLWGDPTLYDSTLRILDRVRQHGVALTLEVIPGISSVQALAASHKIPLNRIGEPLTVLPGRRLAEQARIDNVVVMLDGQCAFAALDDPELMIYWGAYLGTEDEVLIAGRLREVKGQILQVRERERLRKGWIMDTYLLRREP; translated from the coding sequence ATGCACACACTTCTGCTGATCGGAATAGGGGCGGGTGATCCGCGTCAGATTACGCTGCAGGCCGTTGATGCACTCAAACGTGCCAACGTCATCTTTGTGCTGGAAAAGGGTGCGGGCAAAGATGAGTTGGTGCAGTTGCGCAAGCGTATTCTTGAGCGTCATGCCACGGCCGGCAGTTATCGCCTGGTGTTGATGGATGACCCGGAGCGCGATGACCAGGCCGCCGACTATGTTGCGGGAGTACAGAGTTGGCACGAGCAGCGCGCACAGCTGTATGCGCGCACATTACGCTCTGCGTTGCACCCTGGCGATGTAGGTGCGTTTCTGTTGTGGGGCGATCCGACGCTTTATGACAGTACTCTGCGCATCCTTGACCGGGTTCGCCAGCACGGTGTGGCGCTGACGCTGGAAGTCATCCCAGGCATTAGCAGCGTCCAGGCCTTGGCGGCCAGTCACAAGATTCCGCTTAACCGTATCGGCGAGCCTTTGACGGTGCTTCCTGGGCGTCGTCTGGCCGAACAGGCGCGGATCGACAATGTTGTGGTCATGCTCGATGGCCAGTGTGCGTTTGCCGCGCTCGATGACCCCGAGTTGATGATTTACTGGGGTGCCTACCTGGGTACCGAGGACGAGGTCCTGATTGCTGGGCGGTTGCGGGAGGTGAAAGGGCAGATTCTTCAGGTGCGCGAGCGAGAACGGTTGCGCAAGGGGTGGATCATGGATACCTACTTGTTGCGCCGGGAGCCATGA
- a CDS encoding response regulator produces the protein MHLLVVEDDDIVRMLIVEVLDELGYTIIEAADAAAALRVLEDPGQALDLLMTDVGLPDMRGEELAAKAREIRPLLPVLFASGYAESFDVPEGMHMIGKPFSIDQLRDKVMAILSAP, from the coding sequence ATGCATTTACTGGTAGTCGAAGACGACGACATCGTACGCATGCTGATAGTCGAAGTGCTCGACGAACTGGGCTACACGATCATTGAAGCGGCGGATGCCGCTGCGGCCCTGCGGGTGCTCGAAGACCCAGGTCAAGCGCTGGACTTGCTGATGACCGACGTCGGCCTGCCGGACATGCGCGGCGAAGAACTGGCGGCCAAGGCCCGCGAAATCAGGCCCTTGCTGCCGGTGCTGTTTGCCAGTGGCTATGCCGAGAGCTTCGATGTGCCTGAGGGCATGCACATGATCGGCAAGCCGTTCAGCATCGACCAGTTGCGTGACAAGGTGATGGCAATTCTGAGCGCTCCATGA